The Macrobrachium nipponense isolate FS-2020 chromosome 19, ASM1510439v2, whole genome shotgun sequence genome contains a region encoding:
- the LOC135219061 gene encoding uncharacterized protein LOC135219061, whose protein sequence is MIIFSVILHETGKAISSSSSSSSSSSSSSSSSSSSSSSSSSSSSSSSSSSSSSSNSILNKFCHLLSGIKDAKYVITCKSAVVTALADRGYFPKYQREQGSHTLLQKHLLHSCQMQRKLCQGHLSAEDGIRK, encoded by the exons atgataatattttcagtcATTCTTCACGAGACAGGTAAAGcaataagtagtagtagtagtagtagtagtagtagtagtagtagtagtagtagtagtagtagtagtagtagtagtagtagtagtagtagtagtagtagtagtagtagtagtagtagtagtagta attcaatattaaataaattttgcCATTTATTAAGTGGGATTAAAGATGCTAAATATGTAATTACTTGCAAAAGTGCAGTAGTCACAGCTTTGGCTGATAGAGGTTACTTTCCTAAATACCAGCGTGAACAGGGATCCCACACACTTCTACAAAAACACCTGCTTCACAGTTGCCAGATGCAGAGAAAACTGTGTCAAGGTCATTTGTCAGCAGAAGATGGTATAAGAAAGTAA
- the LOC135213451 gene encoding uncharacterized protein LOC135213451 has translation MPPLKSVERLEKLCSWSIANHLFSVFSSWYTAENGCHFVNDLTSIESDEVIEPLQRRGSQFMDYDCEDSSGCEEYEAWYLDHMTHGDLDKSSPSLLTPIPKRCLSVNAVTRWLAREVRDFLLCSLAPRFHEDILATVLNVIANRTEIPRPKDKTRIFEEDLEFIRKLGFLLSISLQSLLNKGVTTLDFSHISHLVKKWKLVLWGDAVICLCDGGENFENSYFDIFGYAIDASLTGLKTLRQIKLPHFVHNSFVRKIAYLCPNLEVLILRCSADCANPEHNVPVVTNIDVLYGGSVVLPNGQHRVIPGCKDLVTLALPEGVETLDVTNDAIEMLAYMPNLEHLVGAPMIYVTEEFEDIFETLPGLQKLTNFHHGVYDKKNWPSFVYEESLQEPNPDYLSRVFSQVTEVGIYAPSEVTENVLKSFSKAKNITIFTDDFEVHGRYLRNLTTLDINVGYQEEWSILTALSESCPNLEQLTLRSFSLQMSGGVDQKPQFPFMHTLKFHGQNVLQSDALFAVLYGCPHLTSLVLSMITDEHGDTQLTDNILIQAVPMMSNLQKFVYKVQSALRTMDGIPSCVTMKSCDALLSACPQLTYLGQLETWKVTKAEIQMLQEKARKNNWDLEIV, from the coding sequence ATGCCTCCCTTGAAGTCAGTTGAGCGTTTGGAGAAACTGTGTAGTTGGTCCATTGCCAATCATCTGTTTAGTGTATTCTCTTCATGGTATACAGCGGAAAATGGTTGTCATTTTGTAAATGACCTGACCTCCATTGAAAGTGATGAAGTGATCGAGCCGTTACAGAGAAGAGGTAGTCAGTTCATGGACTATGACTGTGAGGATTCAAGTGGCTGTGAGGAATACGAGGCTTGGTATCTCGACCACATGACACATGGTGACCTTGACAAATCATCCCCAAGTTTGTTGACCCCCATACCAAAGCGCTGTCTCTCGGTCAATGCAGTCACTCGTTGGCTGGCTAGAGAAGTTCGAGACTTTCTCCTATGTTCTTTAGCTCCAAGATTCCACGAGGACATATTAGCAACTGTGCTTAATGTCATTGCTAACAGGACCGAGATCCCGAGACCTAAAGATAAAACCCGCATTTTTGAGGAGGATTTGGAGTTTATCAGGAAATTAGGGTTCTTGCTGAGTATATCATTACAAAGCCTCCTCAACAAAGGGGTTACCACTTTGGATTTCTCTCATATCTCCCACCTGGTGAAGAAGTGGAAGTTAGTCTTGTGGGGTGATGCTGTTATTTGCTTGTGTGATGGAGGTGAAAACTTTGAAAATTcctattttgatatttttggatATGCAATAGACGCTTCGCTGACGGGACTGAAAACACTCAGACAGATCAAGTTACCCCATTTTGTTCATAACAGTTTTGTGAGGAAAATTGCGTATTTGTGTCCCAACCTTGAAGTCTTGATTCTGCGTTGCTCAGCCGACTGTGCCAATCCCGAGCATAATGTCCCAGTAGTTACGAACATAGACGTTCTTTATGGTGGATCGGTTGTTCTACCCAATGGGCAGCACCGTGTGATCCCAGGCTGTAAAGATTTAGTGACCTTAGCATTGCCAGAAGGCGTTGAAACATTGGACGTGACTAATGATGCCATTGAAATGTTAGCTTATATGCCAAATCTTGAACATCTTGTGGGGGCTCCAATGATTTATGTGACTGAGGAGTTCGAGGATATATTCGAAACTCTCCCCGGGCTACAGAAATTGACAAACTTCCATCATGGTGTTTACGATAAGAAAAACTGGCCATCTTTTGTGTATGAGGAAAGTCTTCAGGAACCCAACCCTGATTATTTGTCCAGGGTGTTCTCCCAAGTCACTGAAGTGGGCATCTATGCGCCAAGTGAGGTGACAGAAAATGTCCTGAAAAGTTTCTCGAAAGCAAAGAATATCACCATATTTACAGATGACTTTGAAGTGCACGGAAGGTACTTGAGGAATTTAACTACTCTGGACATCAACGTTGGCTACCAGGAGGAATGGTCGATACTCACGGCTCTCTCGGAGTCTTGCCCAAACTTGGAGCAGCTAACTCTGCGGTCATTCTCTTTGCAGATGAGTGGAGGTGTTGATCAGAAACCTCAGTTTCCCTTCATGCACACACTAAAATTTCATGGTCAGAATGTGTTACAAAGCGACGCTCTCTTTGCAGTCCTCTATGGATGTCCCCATCTCACGTCGTTGGTGCTCTCTATGATAACCGACGAGCACGGAGACACGCAGTTAACTGATAATATTTTGATTCAGGCAGTGCCGATGATGAGTAACTTGCAGAAATTTGTTTACAAGGTGCAAAGTGCTTTGAGGACAATGGATGGAATTCCCTCTTGCGTTACCATGAAGTCGTGCGATGCTCTACTAAGTGCCTGCCCACAGTTGACGTACCTCGGACAGTTGGAAACCTGGAAAGTGACAAAGGCCGAAATACAAATGCTGCAGGAAAAGGCGAGGAAAAATAACTGGGACCTCGAGATTGTATGA